A section of the Kluyveromyces lactis strain NRRL Y-1140 chromosome F complete sequence genome encodes:
- a CDS encoding zinc finger CCHC domain-containing protein (similar to uniprot|P40507 Saccharomyces cerevisiae and similar to uniprot|Q12476 Saccharomyces cerevisiae YDL175C AIR2 RING finger proteins), producing MLSEVETADTLPFFKDSSPSYEITDRDKIIAPSITEVDSDPEKLREIRGQGRYFGIEDGEDGIVEPLPKCNNCSQRGHLKKNCPHVICSYCGVMDDHYSTHCPKTMRCSHCNEPGHYRQHCPVKWKRVFCTLCNSSKHSRDRCPSIWRSYCLKDSKQKRLMPLHLIFCYNCGGKGHFGDDCMSARSSRVPNDDGSAFAGNNLPSSVRQDYGRNLKEYKERTANEYTYDDYDYDTYDFNYDGEDNYYYNNNKNKKQPAMDYGDAKPSNFYAPPYNKKSKRSNYNHSNGSSNAPAPTVKGKVLPPKPTRSHPLDFPRNPNVNIPRYGSSSYQPSNDRYRKYNSYSGFKKRR from the coding sequence ATGCTTTCGGAAGTTGAAACTGCAGATACACTTCCTTTTTTCAAGGATTCCAGCCCGAGTTATGAAATCACCGACAGAGATAAAATAATAGCACCAAGCATAACTGAGGTTGATTCTGATCCGGAGAAGTTAAGAGAGATACGTGGGCAAGGACGGTATTTTGGTATTGAGGATGGTGAGGATGGAATAGTAGAGCCACTACCCAAATGTAACAACTGTTCGCAGAGGGgtcatttgaagaaaaattgtcCTCATGTGATATGTTCATATTGCGGTGTGATGGATGATCATTATTCGACACATTGTCCAAAGACGATGAGATGCTCGCACTGTAATGAGCCCGGTCATTACAGACAACACTGTCCTGTGAAGTGGAAGCGTGTGTTTTGCACGCTTTGTAATAGCAGCAAGCATTCAAGAGATAGATGTCCGAGTATTTGGAGGAGTTATTGTCTCAAGGACTCCAAACAGAAAAGACTTATGCCCTTGCATCTGATATTCTGCTATAACTGCGGTGGAAAAGGACATTTCGGGGATGATTGTATGTCGGCTAGGTCTTCTAGGGTACCTAACGATGACGGTTCTGCGTTTGCTGGAAACAACCTTCCGTCATCTGTAAGGCAGGATTATGGCaggaatttgaaagaatacAAAGAGAGGACGGCAAACGAGTACACATATGACGACTATGACTATGACACCTACGATTTCAACTATGACGGTGAGGATAACTACtattataataataacaaaaataagaaacaaCCAGCTATGGACTACGGTGATGCAAAGCCATCTAACTTTTATGCTCCTCCATATAACAAAAAGTCCAAAAGGTCCAACTATAATCACAGTAATGGCTCATCAAACGCACCTGCTCCTACAGTCAAGGGTAAAGTTTTACCACCAAAACCAACGAGATCACATCCGTTAGATTTCCCAAGAAATCCTAACGTCAATATTCCTCGTTATGGGAGCAGCTCATATCAACCCTCAAACGATAGATATAGAAAGTATAACTCCTACTCCGGTTTCAAAAAGAGAAGGTGA
- the THS1 gene encoding threonine--tRNA ligase THS1 (highly similar to uniprot|P04801 Saccharomyces cerevisiae YIL078W THS1 Threonyl-tRNA synthetase cytoplasmic), with translation MSADNGVKVVAEQVQDLSLAGENKAVEAQAEKPLVNKKEKKKEKHNGKNPLYLDPQPAFIDERIQMFDRLKKEYDDKVAAAPRVALTVVLKDGSTKEATAWETSPMDIAQQISKSFSERQCISKVNGELWDLERPLEGNEGDELKVEFFDFESDTGKKVFWHSSAHVLGEACECNLGAHICLGPPTDDGFFYEFACRDSMDADSPERTVSQADFPNLESVSKNVIKQKQRFERLVMSKENLLKMFHYSKYKTYLVSTKIPDGGATTVYRCGSLIDLCTGPHIPHTGRIKAFKLLKNSSCYFLGDNNNDSLQRIYGISFPDKKLMDAHLKFLAEASMRDHRKIGREQELFYFNEMSPGSCFWLPHGTRIYNTLVDLLRSEYRKRGYDEVITPNMYNSKLWETSGHWANYKENMFSFEVEKETFGLKPMNCPGHCLMFKARERSYRELPWRVADFGVIHRNEFSGALSGLTRVRRFQQDDAHIFCTQDQIENEIANIFDFLKYVYGVFGFEFKMELSTRPEKYVGELETWNNAESKLETALKKWGGNWELNPGDGAFYGPKIDIMISDALKRWHQCATIQLDFQLPNRFELEFKTKELEGSDNYERPVMIHRAILGSVERMTAILTEHFAGKWPFWLSPRQILVVPVGVKFQEYAQEVRDKMVEAGFYADVDLTGNTLQKKVRNGQMLKYNFIFIVGEQEMTEKSVNIRNRDVMDLQGKNATVQVDAVINQLSKLKEEKRADNVLA, from the coding sequence ATGAGTGCTGACAACGGGGTGAAAGTCGTTGCGGAGCAGGTACAAGATTTGTCCTTGGCAGGTGAGAACAAGGCTGTTGAAGCTCAAGCTGAGAAACCACTAGTgaataagaaagaaaagaagaaggagaagCACAATGGTAAGAACCCATTATATTTGGACCCTCAGCCAGCGTTCATTGATGAACGTATACAAATGTTCGACCGTTTAAAGAAGGAATACGATGACAAAGTTGCAGCAGCACCACGCGTTGCATTAACCGTAGTCTTGAAGGATGGATCCACTAAGGAAGCCACCGCATGGGAAACTTCACCAATGGACATTGCtcaacagatttcaaagtCTTTCTCTGAAAGACAATGTATTTCCAAGGTTAACGGCGAGTTATGGGATTTGGAGAGACCTTTAGAAGGTAATGAAGGTGATGAACTTAAGgttgaattctttgattttgaatctGACACTGGTAAGAAAGTGTTTTGGCATTCTTCTGCCCACGTCTTGGGTGAAGCATGTGAATGTAACTTAGGTGCTCACATCTGTTTAGGACCTCCAACTGATGACGGGTTCTTCTACGAGTTTGCATGCAGAGATTCAATGGATGCCGATTCTCCAGAAAGAACTGTGTCACAAGCTGATTTCCCAAACTTGGAAAGTGTTTCCAAGAACGTCATCAAGCAAAAgcaaagatttgaaagacTCGTCATGTCTAAGGAAAATTTATTGAAGATGTTCCATTATTCCAAGTATAAGACTTACTTGGTTAGTACCAAGATTCCGGATGGAGGCGCCACCACCGTCTACAGATGCGGGTCCTTGATCGATTTGTGTACTGGTCCACATATCCCTCATACTGGTCGTATCAAGGCCTTCAAGCTATTGAAGAACTCTTCTTGTTACTTCTTGGGAGACAACAACAATGACTCATTACAAAGAATCTACGGTATCTCTTTCCCAGAtaagaaattgatggatgctcatttgaaattcttAGCTGAAGCTTCCATGAGAGATCATAGAAAGATCGGTagagaacaagaattgTTCTACTTCAATGAGATGTCTCCGGGTTCTTGTTTCTGGCTGCCACACGGTACCAGAATTTACAACACTTTAGTTGATTTGTTGAGAAGCGAATACCGTAAGAGAGGTTACGATGAAGTTATCACTCCAAACATGTACAACTCCAAGTTGTGGGAAACTTCTGGTCACTGGGCTAActacaaagaaaatatgTTCTCCTTCGAAgttgaaaaggaaacatttggtttgaaaccaatgaaCTGTCCCGGTCATTGTTTAATGTTTAAGGCTCGTGAACGTTCTTATAGAGAATTGCCATGGAGAGTTGCTGATTTCGGTGTCATTCACAGAAACGAATTCTCCGGTGCTTTGTCTGGTTTGACTCGTGTAAGAAGATTCCAACAAGACGATGCTCACATTTTCTGTACCCAAGACCAAATCGAAAATGAAATCGCTAACATTTTCGATTTCTTAAAATACGTTTATGGTGTGTTCGGTTTCGAATTCAAGATGGAACTATCCACTAGACCAGAAAAATACGTTGGTGAACTAGAGACCTGGAACAATGCGGAATCCAAACTTGAAActgctttgaagaagtggGGTGGTAACTGGGAATTAAATCCAGGTGATGGTGCTTTCTACGGTCCAAAGATCGATATCATGATTTCCGATGCCCTAAAGAGATGGCATCAATGTGCTACCATTCAATTGGATTTCCAACTACCAAATAGatttgaattggaattcaAAACCAAGGAATTGGAAGGTAGCGACAATTACGAAAGACCGGTCATGATTCATCGTGCTATCTTAGGTTCTGTGGAAAGAATGACTGCTATCTTGACGGAGCACTTTGCTGGTAAGTGGCCATTCTGGTTATCTCCACGTCAAATCCTTGTCGTACCAGTCGGTGTTAAATTCCAAGAATATGCTCAAGAAGTTCGTGACAAGATGGTTGAAGCTGGCTTCTACGCAGACGTTGATCTCACCGGTAATACCCTACAAAAGAAGGTCAGGAACGGTcaaatgttgaaatataacttcattttcattgttgGTGAACAGGAGATGACTGAAAAATCCGTTAATATCAGAAACAGGGATGTTATGGACTTACAAGGTAAGAACGCCACCGTTCAAGTAGACGCTGTCATTAACCAATTGTCCaagttgaaggaagaaaagagagcTGATAATGTCTTGGCTTAA
- a CDS encoding aldo-keto reductase superfamily protein (highly similar to uniprot|Q07551 Saccharomyces cerevisiae YDL124W NADPH-dependent alpha-keto amide reductase reduces aromatic alpha-keto amides aliphatic alpha-keto esters and aromatic alpha-keto esters), giving the protein MTTQKFFTLSNGNKIPAVAIVGTGTAWYKSEETDATFSQPLVDIVKKTLDTVPGVVHIDAAEIYRTYPELGAALKDTKKPRDEIFITDKYSTLKQLSENPKVALETSLKKLGVDYVDLYLLHSPIIKESKLDVEANWKYLEELYKSGKAKNIGVSNFAVKDLEKLLAVAEVKPQVNQIEFSPFLQNQTPGIVEFSQKNGILLEAYSPLGPLQRRPEDADKLPFYQYIAELSKKYNKSEAQILLSWVYERGILPVTTSSKIERIQQAQDIFSFSLANEEVQKITQLGLQHPALRLYWTDVYSKYDSESQK; this is encoded by the coding sequence ATGACTACTCAAAAGTTCTTTACTTTGTCTAATGGAAATAAGATTCCTGCAGTTGCTATTGTAGGTACAGGTACTGCTTGGTACAAAAGCGAGGAGACAGATGCCACTTTCTCCCAACCATTGGTTGATATTGTGAAGAAAACATTGGATACTGTCCCAGGTGTTGTGCACATTGATGCTGCAGAGATATACAGAACTTATCCTGAATTGGGTGCCGCTTTGAAGGATACAAAGAAGCCAAGAGAtgaaatcttcatcactGACAAGTATTCTACTTTGAAACAGCTTTCTGAGAACCCTAAAGTTGCCTTAGAGAcatcattgaagaagctcGGTGTTGATTACGTGGACTTGTATCTATTGCACTCTCCTATAATTAAGGAAAGCAAATTGGATGTCGAGGCTAATTGGAAGtatttggaagaactaTACAAGTCTGGAAAGGCTAAGAACATCGGTGTTTCAAACTTTGCTGTAAAAGATTTGGAGAAATTGCTTGCAGTGGCAGAGGTTAAACCGCAGGTGAACCAAATTGAATTCTCTCCATTCTTGCAAAATCAAACTCCCGGTATTGTTGAATTCAGTCAAAAGAATGGTATTTTACTTGAGGCCTACTCACCATTAGGTCCTTTGCAAAGAAGACCAGAAGATGCTGATAAGCTACCTTTTTACCAATATATCGCTGAATTGTCAAAGAAGTATAACAAGAGTGAGGCTCAAATCTTGTTATCATGGGTCTATGAGCGTGGAATCTTGCCAGTAACTACGTCTTCGAAGATCGAAAGGATCCAACAAGCGCAAGATATCtttagtttttctttggctAATGAGGAAGTCCAAAAGATCACTCAATTGGGTTTGCAACATCCAGCTTTGAGATTATACTGGACTGACGTATACTCAAAATACGATTCTGAATCCCAGAAGTGA
- the GID12 gene encoding Gid12p (similar to uniprot|Q12027 Saccharomyces cerevisiae YDL176W Hypothetical ORF) has protein sequence MQSNFTFLVSQPSCSKTTPSGYRAFQCKDDRIHPLKVNTKNRAADTNSIIQKFCYLRPRSMPIVPTSKYLHNQEHSDFLLVARNNGIIEIIKDYNFKVTNNVPLRPDFLLFCVPMTSSITTNDTTIVGLEYKDKFLYVCSAVGDIFGFILNLPDDYVQDEEFQASPSYKRYRDSFSWRSDIVQSSDATAAERSLKEITRFRKEHSCGHICYYCYPINEDGFFHETIKQWYPDPVPTFSNCFVTFLRTDVSSFHINPMDRFSVITVAPQTPLTIHKILLPEVYTTFFSEFVKLKDEYFSKKHRRVSEPSSFDFMSRAVHGTAFQEYLKRDRSSFVMEQDVRVWRGMLVCDMVCEFKCSSVWRQKQGNMKDGLHELFFYDKKQEANNRNESDSVARNETVVDLELDSQSFSLLGVSTEILDNHTQHQSNITQTERFLKFLRKQTFPINFQVVKTVSLDGETNSTGYEAATSFLTDTYRDMDVVVVDKFLSVNAFRPKYVDEPLMKLDSIHDYLEVNEEDRDAHVALNNLSSFIKFFMLTDSLCMIWDINGILLVDRFQLRSTRNLLHNDVGAVKVINFRVGIVNDIGLVLNQFKQDGSDYYIEFYSILTTLTGDIALLRGEFKVGQRLGTMKILDSLRTQQSDNFVDQILITNYSLSNKRDAGMVIPEVFKMNKRSKT, from the coding sequence ATGCAATCGAATTTCACCTTTTTGGTTTCACAACCATCATGTTCGAAGACAACTCCTTCAGGTTACCGAGCTTTCCAATGTAAAGATGACAGGATCCATCCTTTGAAGGTAAACACCAAAAATCGGGCTGCTGATACCAATAGCATAATACAAAAGTTCTGTTATCTACGACCAAGGAGTATGCCTATTGTACCGACATCAAAATATCTGCACAATCAAGAGCATTCAGACTTTCTTTTGGTTGCAAGGAATAATGGCATAATCGAAATAATAAAGGACTACAATTTTAAGGTAACCAATAACGTTCCTTTACGACCAGATTTTCTACTATTTTGCGTACCAATGACTTCGAGTATAACTACAAATGATACAACCATTGTTGGTTTAGAGTATAAAGATAAGTTTCTATATGTATGTTCTGCGGTTGGTGACATATTTGGGTTCATATTGAACTTACCAGACGATTACGTTCAAGACGAAGAATTTCAAGCATCACCTTCCTATAAACGGTATAGagattctttctcttggaGATCGGACATAGTACAATCTTCTGACGCAACAGCTGCAGAACGGAGCTTAAAAGAAATCACTCGATTCAGAAAAGAACATAGTTGTGGCCACAtttgttattattgttatcCTATCAATGAAGACGGATTCTTCCATGAAACGATAAAACAATGGTATCCCGACCCTGTACcgacattttcaaattgttttgTTACGTTTTTGAGGACAGATGTTAGCTCATTTCATATCAACCCGATGGACAGATTCAGTGTCATCACCGTGGCACCGCAGACGCCGTTAACAATTCACAAAATACTCTTACCTGAGGTGTATACGACATTCTTCTCAGAATTTGTAAAGCTTAAAGATGAGTACTTCTCCAAAAAGCACAGAAGGGTTTCAGAACCTTCcagttttgattttatgTCAAGAGCGGTTCATGGGACagcttttcaagaatatttgaagagagATCGTTCAAGCTTTGTCATGGAACAAGATGTTAGGGTATGGAGGGGAATGCTGGTTTGCGATATGGTTTGTGAATTCAAATGCTCCTCCGTTTGGAGGCAAAAACAAGGTAATATGAAAGATGGCTTACAtgaattgttcttttatGACAAAAAACAAGAAGCAAATAATCGCAATGAAAGCGATTCTGTTGCTAGAAATGAAACTGTAGTCGACTTGGAGCTGGATTCCCAATCATTCTCATTACTTGGAGTTTCTACCGAGATATTAGATAATCATACCCAACACCAATCTAATATAACACAAACTGAACGGTTTCTAAAATTCTTGCGGAAACAGACGTTCCCTATAAATTTCCAAGTGGTAAAGACAGTAAGCCTCGACGGTGAAACAAATTCGACAGGGTATGAAGCTgcaacttcttttcttacAGATACTTACAGAGATATggatgttgttgttgtggACAAATTTTTAAGTGTAAACGCTTTTCGTCCTAAATACGTGGACGAGCCTCTGATGAAGTTAGATTCAATACATGACTATCTGGAAgtaaatgaagaagacagAGATGCTCATGTAGCTTTAAATAATCTCTCCTCATTCATCAAGTTTTTCATGCTTACTGATTCCCTTTGCATGATTTGGGATATCAATGGAATATTGTTGGTGGATAGATTTCAGCTAAGAAGTACAAGGAATCTACTACATAACGATGTCGGGGCTGTTAAAGTAATAAACTTCCGTGTAGGAATAGTGAATGATATTGGGTTAGTTTTAAATCAGTTCAAACAAGATGGTTCTGACTATTATATTGAGTTTTATTCCATCTTAACAACGTTAACGGGAGATATCGCACTACTGAGGGGTGAATTCAAAGTTGGCCAACGATTAGGTACTATGAAGATATTAGATAGTTTGAGAACGCAACAATCGGATAACTTTGTTGACCAAATATTGATTACAAACTACTCACTATCCAATAAAAGAGACGCTGGAATGGTAATTCCTGAGGTTTTTAAAATGAATAAAAGATCCAAAACTTAG
- the SNA4 gene encoding Sna4p (similar to uniprot|Q07549 Saccharomyces cerevisiae YDL123W SNA4 Protein of unknown function localized to the vacuolar outer membrane) — protein sequence MCLCCICCTVSDLILYIVAIIFPPIAVGLRSGLCSSDLLLNVLLTMFGFLPGMIHAFYYITVTSPLRTDTETRYYYEQGWNDGQRYGSPSAVTTVSHQPTGVEDPLLPRTQIPLRYEPNNYAQDVPKGSPPPYTESV from the coding sequence ATGTGTCTGTGCTGTATCTGCTGTACTGTATCAGATTTGATACTTTATATTGTTGCCATAATATTCCCACCGATTGCCGTGGGATTGAGATCGGGTTTATGTTCCAGTGACTTACTATTAAACGTGTTGCTAACTATGTTTGGGTTCCTCCCTGGAATGATTCATGCTTTTTATTATATTACCGTCACGTCACCGCTAAGGACGGATACCGAAACACGTTATTATTATGAGCAAGGGTGGAATGACGGACAAAGATATGGAAGCCCATCTGCGGTAACGACCGTTTCTCATCAACCCACTGGTGTAGAAGATCCTCTATTGCCAAGAACTCAGATTCCTCTAAGATATGAACCAAATAACTACGCTCAGGATGTGCCAAAGGGTTCTCCCCCACCATACACAGAAAGTGTATGA
- a CDS encoding uncharacterized protein (similar to uniprot|Q12257 Saccharomyces cerevisiae YDL177C Hypothetical ORF): MLRSYSYLRITRRYMTGIGWNESEVLVDRKSKFQARCHAIKNLSEVDKLLEVLVEKNKAVQKATHKHMYAWRTADIIPPEHNKKGNKKRKRGSLTVPGELTGPAMLKNIQQGSNDCGEAGAGQRLLTLLERSHIANVLVVVTRWYGGTALGPARFRHISTTAVESLKKGKFLP; this comes from the coding sequence ATGCTACGATCTTATAGTTATCTAAGAATTACCAGAAGATACATGACAGGTATAGGGTGGAACGAATCCGAAGTTTTGGTAGATAGAAAATCCAAGTTTCAAGCAAGGTGCCATGCTATCAAGAACCTGTCTGAAGTTGATAAGTTACTGGAGGTATTAgtggaaaaaaataaggCCGTCCAAAAGGCAACGCACAAGCATATGTATGCATGGAGAACGGCAGATATTATACCCCCCGAGCACAATAAGAAAGGAAAtaagaagaggaaaaggGGTTCATTGACAGTGCCTGGTGAACTGACAGGGCCGGCAATGTTAAAGAATATACAACAAGGATCAAATGACTGTGGTGAGGCTGGTGCAGGACAAAGACTTTTAACCTTGTTAGAAAGAAGTCATATTGCTAATGTTTTAGTTGTTGTTACAAGATGGTACGGTGGGACAGCATTGGGGCCCGCTAGATTCCGACATATTTCAACCACAGCTGTGGAAAGCTTGAAGAAAGGGAAGTTCTTGCCTTAA
- the DLD2 gene encoding D-lactate dehydrogenase (highly similar to uniprot|P46681 Saccharomyces cerevisiae YDL178W DLD2 D-lactate dehydrogenase located in the mitochondrial matrix), with protein MIRASIRASSRVSSRLLACKNCYVPVSQRITSALVSGSAVNNNIRFYSDKPQPKLTVENYPNIKRLESFKKLGKEDLDYFKTILSQQEILEANENEDLAFYNEDWMRKYRGQSKLVLRPKTTEQVSKILKYCNEQNLAVVPQGGNTGLVGGSVPVFDEIVLSLTQLNKIREFDEVSGILKCDAGVILEAADMFLAERGYIFPMDLGAKGSCHVGGIVATNAGGLRLLRYGSLHGTVLGLEVVLPNGEIVNSMNALRKDNTGYDLKQLFIGSEGTIGVVTGVSILCPIRPNAFNVSFLGVESYEAVQKVFVQAKKELGEILSAFEFMDLKSQNLTKIHLADMDHPLADDHPFYILIETSGSKKEHDDAKLEAFLESAMEDGLVVDGVVAQDETELKNLWQWREMIPESSQAGGGVYKYDVSLPLKDLYSLVDAANARLEEHGLLSIDDESKPVISAVGYGHVGDGNLHLNVAVRRYTKEVEKCLEPFVYEFVSSKNGSISAEHGLGFQKKNYIGYSKSEQEIKMIKQLKNLYDSNTILNPYKYV; from the coding sequence ATGATTAGAGCTTCAATTCGTGCCAGTTCGAGGGTTTCTAGCCGTTTACTTGCTTGTAAGAACTGTTATGTCCCTGTCTCACAAAGAATCACTAGTGCGTTGGTATCAGGATCCGCTGTTAATAACAACATTAGATTCTACTCGGATAAACCTCAACCAAAGTTGACTGTTGAGAATTATCCAAACATTAAACGTTTGGAATCATTCAAGAAGTTGGGTAAGGAAGATCTAGACTATTTCAAAACCATTCTCTCTCAACAAGAGATCTTGGAAGCGAATGAAAACGAAGACTTGGCTTTTTATAATGAAGATTGGATGAGGAAATACAGAGGCCAATCCAAACTAGTTCTAAGACCAAAGACTACTGAACAAgtttcaaagatcttgaaatactGTAATGAACAAAACTTAGCTGTTGTACCACAAGGTGGTAACACTGGTCTTGTTGGTGGCTCTGTACCAGTCTTCGACGAAATTGTGTTGAGTTTGACTCAGTTGAACAAGATTAGAGAATTCGACGAAGTCTCTGGTATTTTGAAATGTGATGCTGGTGTCATCTTGGAAGCCGCTGATATGTTCTTGGCAGAACGTGGCTACATTTTCCCAATGGACCTGGGCGCCAAAGGCTCCTGTCATGTTGGTGGTATAGTAGCCACTAACGCTGGTGGGCTAAGATTATTACGTTATGGCTCATTGCATGGAACAGTATTGGGCCTAGAGGTAGTGCTACCAAACGGGGAGATCGTTAACAGTATGAACGCTTTGAGAAAAGATAATACTGGCTATGATCTAAAACAATTATTTATCGGATCTGAAGGTACCATCGGTGTTGTTACTGGTGTTTCCATCTTGTGTCCAATTAGGCCAAATGCATTTAATGTCTCATTCTTAGGTGTTGAAAGTTACGAAGCTGTTCAAAAAGTTTTCGTTCAAGCCAAGAAGGAGCTGGGTGAGATTTTGTCAGCCTTTGAATTCatggatttgaaatctCAAAACTTGACAAAAATACATTTAGCAGACATGGACCATCCATTGGCTGATGACCATCCATTCTACATTTTAATTGAAACTTCTGGTTCTAAGAAGGAACACGACGATGCAAAATTGGAAGCCTTCTTGGAAAGCGCCATGGAAGACGGTTTGGTCGTTGATGGTGTTGTTGCTCAAGATGAaactgaattgaagaacttgtGGCAGTGGAGAGAAATGATCCCAGAATCCTCCCAAGCCGGTGGAGGTGTATACAAATACGATGTTTCCTTGCCATTGAAGGACCTATATTCCTTGGTGGACGCTGCAAATGCCAGATTAGAGGAACATGGATTGTTAAGCATAGACGACGAGTCCAAGCCAGTGATATCCGCCGTTGGATACGGTCACGTGGGTGATGGTAATCTACATTTGAACGTTGCCGTAAGGAGATATACCAAAGAGGTTGAAAAATGTCTAGAACCATTTGTTTACGAATTCGTCtcttcaaagaatggtTCCATCAGTGCTGAGCATGGTCTCGGtttccagaagaaaaactaCATCGGATATTCTAAGTCCgaacaagaaatcaagATGATCAAACAACTGAAGAATTTGTATGATTCAAATACCATTCTAAACCCATACAAGTATGTTTAG